Below is a genomic region from Candidatus Binatia bacterium.
CGACGAGCTCGCGCAGCTCTACATCGCGGACGCGGAGCTCTCTGGCGCGCTATTTGAATCCGCAGCGTCGCTCGCATCGGCAGAGCATGCGCTACGGCTACGCTCCATGCTCGACGACTTACAAGTCGCACGCGCAGAGCACGCGGCCGGAAGCGCTCTTACCGCAATCGGAAAGGGTTCGGAGGGCGAAGCATTTCTGCAGAGGGTGCTGGCGTCGGCGGAGCGGCTCGAGAATCGCCGTCTGCAAGCATTAGCACTGAGCGACCTCGGGACCGCTTGCTCTCGCCGCGGGGACGTCGAGGGCGCCCGCCGATTCTACGCTGAGGCGCTCGCCCTATACGTGTCGCTTGGCCTTGGGAGACCGGCGGCGTCGATCGCGGGGCATCTTGCCGAAGTGGAGTTCGAGGCCGGCGATGCGGCCGCCGCTTTGGAACGAGCAGAAGAGGCGCGCACCGGACATGCAACCACGCGAAATCGTCGCTCGGAAGCGGCCGACTTGAGCAACATGGCGGCATATCTGGTGGCGCTCGATTGTTTTGACGACGCGCGCGCGTACGCTTTGCAAGCATTAGAGGCGGCCCAAGACGTCCGCGCGCCTGTGTTGTCGGCATTTGTACTGCAGCACTTCGCCGCAATCGCAACGTTACAGTCCAGTTCGGATCAGCCTTTGGGGAGAAAACGGGAGCAGGTCCCAATGCTGCTCGGATTCGTTGAGGCTCGGCTCAGATCGCTTGGTGCCCGCCGGGACTATACCGAACGGCAAGAGCACGAGCGCGTCGGCGTCGTGCTCAAAAGCGCATTCGGAGAACAGCTCGACAAGCTGATGGCGCTTGGCGCGCAATGGAGCGAAGAGGCCGCCGCGACGGCCGCCCTTGAACTATGATCTCTCGCGTAAAGTAGACGGCGTTCTCACGATCCGCCTAGGGAGACGCTCAGCTTGTAGACGGCCGCCGAGACCAGCCAGCTCGCAAGGAAGACTCCCACAATGATAAATCCGAGGACGCCGAAGTTATCGTTGACGGTTCTCACCGCGTCCCAGACGCCGCCATAGAGGCGGAGCTGGTCGGCGACGACTCCGGCGGCCTCGAGGCCGCCGACGACGAGCGCGACGAGCACCGAGACGAGGGTGATGACCGCGTTATAGTACAGCTTGCGCATCGGCTTGACGAAGGCCCAGCCGTACGCACCTAGCATCAAGATGCCGTCGGTCGTGTCGATCAGCGACATTCCCGCGGTGAAAAGCAGCGGGAACAGCAGGATGCCGGCCACGGGCAGACCCTTGCCGGCCTCGACCGCGGCGAGGCCCAACAGCGCGACCTCGGTGGCAGTGTCGAAGCCGAGCCCGAAGAGCACCCCGATCGGATACATTTTCCAGCTGTGGTCTACGATCCGCAGGAGCGGCGCGAAGAAGCGCCCCATTAGGCCGCGCCGGTTCAGCATCGCGTCGAGGCACGCATCGTCGTACGCCTCGCCTCGCCGCGCGCGCGCGAACGCGCCGAAAATATCGAACAAAACCATCAGGTTGATCGCCGCAATCAAGAGTAAGAAGCCGGCGGAGACGGAGGTGCCGACGAGCGTCCCGGCGTGTTGCAACGCTGGCAGCCTGCTCTTGACGAGCGCGGCGCCGATCGCCACGGCGAGCGTCAGCGCGACGACGACCGTCGAATGCCCGAGCGAGAAGAACAAGCCCACGCCCAGCGGCCGTTTGCGTTCCTGCATCAGCTTTCGCGTGACGTTGTCGATTGCGGAGATGTGATCGGCATCGACCGCGTGACGCAGACCGAACGTGTACGCCAGAAGCGCGGTGCCGAGCAAAACCGGGCGCGACCAAAAGGCCCACAAGGCCAGCGCCCACGCACCCAGGTTGAGCGCGATCAAAAGGGCGTAAAGTCGAACGACATTCGCGCGCATCGTCAGTCGCCGATCGCCTGGAGCAGCCGGCGAGCGTCGTCGGCGTAGACCGGGTGAAACTGCGGATCCGCGTCCAGCGCCGTCCGGAGTCGCCGCCGCGCTTCTCTGCGATGGCCCGTATGCCAGGCGATGACGGCGGCGTGATACTCGAGCTCGGGATCCGCCGTATCGTATCGCGTCGCTCGAAGCGCATAGACGCGCGCCAGATTCCAGCGCCGCATCGCGGCGAGTACCCAGGCCATCGTGTCGTCCGCATAGATCTCGTCGCCCCGCTTGACCGCGTCGGATCGCGCCGCGCGGAGCGCGTCGGGCAAGTGCTCGCGGTGTTCCGCGTAGTAGATCGCGAGCAGCCGATCGTTGACGCCCTGCGCGTTGAAGAGGCGCTGTTCGGCACGGATCAGAGCGTCGGTCCGCCTCGCGTCGGCGAGGTCGCCGAGCGCGCGCTGCGCGTCGGCCTCGTACCCGAGCGCTTGCGGCAGCGGATAAAGCTCTGCGCTTCGCGTCGCGGCGACCAGCGCGCGGCGCCAATCGCGCTGCGCGCGGTAGAGCTTGGCTTCGAAGAGCAGCGCCATCGCGTTGTCAGGGAACACGCGCAGCGCATCGTCGAACTGCCCGGCCGCGCTTGATGGTTCCCCCGCCTCGAAGGCGAGCTGCGCCACCCGCGTGTGATACCACGAACGCGTGTACGCCGGAATCACGATGATGCGGTCGACAATCGCCGTCGCCGCGGCCATTTGCACGCGGGCGCCGGCAAGGTTGCCGGTGAGCTCGTCGTACCGCGCGCGGATCGACATCCAGGTCGGATTCGGGTCGCTTTGCAAGGGATGGGCGAGAATATGCGCGGCCGCGTCATACCGCCCCATCTCCATCAGGATCGATGCAGTTTCCGCACGCGCGTTGTCGTCGAAGGGCGCAACACGTACGGCCGATTCTGCCGCGACGAGCGCGGCTGCGAAGCGATGGAGGGCGAGGTCGGACGAGGCGATGACGCTGAGAGCCTGAAGGTTGCCGTAAGGCTGCAACCGCAGCGAATCGCTCGCGACGGCGAGCGCGCGGGTGACGTCGTTAAGGTCGCCCGTCTCGCGAAAGCGCTGCAGGTACTCGCCGCCCAGCATGCGGCGCGTGATTTGATCGGTGGAGTCGCGCAGATCTTGCCTCTCGTAAAACGCGATCAGCGCGTTACGCCGGAGGTAGTCGGTCTGGATCGGAGCGGGCGGCGGCGAGTTCGCCTGCGCGCGGTGCGCCGCGAACCACGGCCATGCCGATCCGATGGCGATTGCCGCCACGAGGACGACAATCGCCTTTGGTGTTTTCACGTTAGAGCGGTGCCTGAATATACGGGAA
It encodes:
- a CDS encoding HoxN/HupN/NixA family nickel/cobalt transporter, producing MRANVVRLYALLIALNLGAWALALWAFWSRPVLLGTALLAYTFGLRHAVDADHISAIDNVTRKLMQERKRPLGVGLFFSLGHSTVVVALTLAVAIGAALVKSRLPALQHAGTLVGTSVSAGFLLLIAAINLMVLFDIFGAFARARRGEAYDDACLDAMLNRRGLMGRFFAPLLRIVDHSWKMYPIGVLFGLGFDTATEVALLGLAAVEAGKGLPVAGILLFPLLFTAGMSLIDTTDGILMLGAYGWAFVKPMRKLYYNAVITLVSVLVALVVGGLEAAGVVADQLRLYGGVWDAVRTVNDNFGVLGFIIVGVFLASWLVSAAVYKLSVSLGGS
- a CDS encoding tetratricopeptide repeat protein — protein: MKTPKAIVVLVAAIAIGSAWPWFAAHRAQANSPPPAPIQTDYLRRNALIAFYERQDLRDSTDQITRRMLGGEYLQRFRETGDLNDVTRALAVASDSLRLQPYGNLQALSVIASSDLALHRFAAALVAAESAVRVAPFDDNARAETASILMEMGRYDAAAHILAHPLQSDPNPTWMSIRARYDELTGNLAGARVQMAAATAIVDRIIVIPAYTRSWYHTRVAQLAFEAGEPSSAAGQFDDALRVFPDNAMALLFEAKLYRAQRDWRRALVAATRSAELYPLPQALGYEADAQRALGDLADARRTDALIRAEQRLFNAQGVNDRLLAIYYAEHREHLPDALRAARSDAVKRGDEIYADDTMAWVLAAMRRWNLARVYALRATRYDTADPELEYHAAVIAWHTGHRREARRRLRTALDADPQFHPVYADDARRLLQAIGD